The proteins below are encoded in one region of Maribacter aestuarii:
- a CDS encoding polysaccharide biosynthesis/export family protein — MLEKIKSLRLSSIVIIMCIITFSCTSKKEIVYFQNAQDYETIISDNSHTQKFKIDDVISVHVSTLDPEASLPFNLLKGSEEGGIRAEQIDYIIDKNGEIDFPVIGNVRIVGMSPEETKELLKEKLEPYLKNPIINLRLKNFTVTILGEVRSPGTYLVNGEQITVLEALGLANDLTIKGMRDNVLVIRDFNGTKVYTRIDLTKKESLNSPVYYLTQNDVVYVEPNKSAVSSSSLDTRASIWVSIASVVITSSVFIITSSN, encoded by the coding sequence ATGCTAGAAAAAATAAAATCTCTACGTCTCAGTTCCATAGTTATCATAATGTGTATTATTACCTTTTCATGTACTAGTAAAAAGGAAATCGTTTACTTTCAAAATGCCCAAGACTACGAGACTATAATAAGTGATAATTCTCATACTCAGAAATTTAAAATTGATGATGTTATAAGTGTACATGTATCGACCCTTGATCCTGAAGCGAGCCTTCCTTTTAATTTACTTAAAGGTTCTGAGGAGGGTGGAATAAGAGCCGAACAAATAGATTATATCATAGACAAGAATGGCGAAATAGATTTTCCAGTCATCGGAAATGTCAGAATTGTCGGAATGTCTCCGGAGGAAACCAAAGAATTATTAAAGGAAAAATTGGAACCATATCTTAAAAACCCTATAATAAATCTTCGTTTGAAGAACTTTACTGTAACTATACTAGGTGAAGTTAGAAGCCCAGGCACTTACTTAGTAAATGGTGAACAAATAACTGTTTTAGAAGCATTGGGTCTAGCAAATGATTTGACAATAAAAGGTATGAGAGATAACGTGTTGGTTATTAGAGATTTTAATGGAACTAAAGTTTACACTAGAATTGATTTAACCAAAAAGGAATCCTTGAATTCTCCTGTTTACTACCTTACACAAAATGATGTGGTTTATGTTGAACCTAATAAATCAGCGGTCTCTTCCTCTTCCTTAGATACAAGAGCATCAATTTGGGTATCAATTGCATCAGTTGTAATAACCTCATCGGTTTTTATTATAACCAGTAGTAATTAA